One Centropristis striata isolate RG_2023a ecotype Rhode Island chromosome 22, C.striata_1.0, whole genome shotgun sequence genomic window carries:
- the LOC131960374 gene encoding heavy metal-binding protein HIP-like: MRAVVVGLLLLGLCGSGAQGEVQETETRDAGEETTKQTTPDIWAEVRALRDMVVELKVELRNVEATVKDSESQVDELKTELIVTKMQVEQLQRETSDLQTRLSSSETELLLSKSRIEQLERENAEKPKVAFYTALTDARDVGPFNTDITLKCSKVFTNIGDAYSPHSGFFTAPVRGVYYLQFTVCGHKAGLMGVYVYKNSQRIMHNGEWKEEAGLEFFTNSVVLELMAGDEIYLVLPSGYSVFDNSDNRSTFSGALLFTL, encoded by the exons ATGagggctgttgttgttggtttgctgctgctcGGTCTGTGTGGGTCAGGAGCTCAGGGGGAGGTTCAGGAGACGGAGACAAGAGATGCAGGTGAGGAGACCACAAAGCAAACCACACCTGACATCTGGGCGGAGGTGAGGGCTCTGAGGgacatggtggtggagctcaAGGTGGAGCTGAGGAACGTGGAGGCCACGGTAAAGGACAGCGAGAGCCAGGTGGATGAACTGAAAACTGAGCTGATCGTCACCAAGATGCAGGtggagcagctgcagagagagacttCAG ACTTGCAGActagactgagcagcagtgagactgAACTTCTCCTCAGCAAGTCCAGGATCGAGCAGCTGGaaagagaaaatgcag agaaACCGAAGGTGGCCTTTTACACAGCTCTGACTGATGCAAGAGACGTTGGACCATTTAACACAGACATCACACTGAAATGCAGCAAAGTCTTCACCAACATTGGTGATGCTTACAGTCCTCATTCAG GTTTCTTCACAGCACCAGTCAGAGGGGTCTACTACCTCCAGTTCACTGTGTGTGGTCACAAAGCAGGTCTCATGGGTGTCTATGTGTACAAGAACAGCCAGAGGATCATGCATAATGGGGAGTGGAAGGAAGAGGCAGGTTTGGAATTTTTCactaactctgttgtcttggagctgatggcaggGGATGAAATCTACCTGGTTCTCCCATCAGGTTATTCTGTCTTTGACAACAGCGATAACCGCAGCACCTTCAGTGGCGCCCTActcttcacactgtga
- the LOC131960347 gene encoding heavy metal-binding protein HIP-like: MRAVVVGLLLLGLCGSGAQGEVQETETRDAGEETTKQTTPDIWAEVRALRDMVVELKVELRNVEATVKDSESQVDELKAELIVTKMQVEQLQRETSDLQTRLSSSETELLLSKSRIEQLERENAEKPKVAFYTALTDARDVGPFNTDITLKYSKVFTNIGDAYSPHSGFFTAPVRGVYYLQFTLCGNQAGSMGVNVYKNSQRIMHNGEWKEEGGVEHFTNSVVLELMAGDEIHLVLPSGYSVFDNSDNYSTFSGALLFTL; the protein is encoded by the exons ATGagggctgttgttgttggtttgctgctgctcGGTCTGTGTGGGTCAGGAGCTCAGGGGGAGGTTCAGGAGACGGAGACAAGAGATGCAGGTGAGGAGACCACAAAGCAAACCACACCTGACATCTGGGCGGAGGTGAGGGCTCTGAGGgacatggtggtggagctcaAGGTGGAGCTGAGGAACGTGGAGGCCACGGTGAAGGACAGCGAGAGCCAGGTGGATGAACTGAAAGCTGAGCTTATCGTCACCAAGATGCAGGtggagcagctgcagagagagacttCAG acttgcagaccagactgagcagcagtgagactgAACTTCTCCTCAGCAAGTCCAGGATcgagcagctggagagagaaaatgcag AGAAACCGAAGGTGGCCTTTTACACAGCTCTGACTGATGCAAGAGACGTTGGACCATTCAACACAGACATcacactgaaatacagcaaagtcttcACCAACATTGGTGATGCATACAGTCCTCATTCAG GGTTCTTCACAGCACCAGTCAGAGGGGTCTACTACCTCCAGTTCACTTTGTGTGGGAACCAAGCAGGTTCCATGGGTGTAAATGTGTACAAGAACAGCCAGAGGATCATGCATAATGGGGAGTGGAAGGAAGAGGGAGGTGTAGAACATTTCactaactctgttgtcttggagctgatggcaggagatgAAATCCATCTGGTTCTCCCATCAGGTTATTCTGTCTTTGACAACAGCGATAACTACAGCACCTTCAGTGGCGCCCTActcttcacactgtga